In SAR202 cluster bacterium, one genomic interval encodes:
- a CDS encoding 6-bladed beta-propeller gives MPVTTIAAGRAFTYVDNIGKIGGSATAFFYPSGLARDSKGHIYVANWGHEFQPNARISKIKLDSQDWVIDIGAPGDGDGQFLWPGHLASDSKENLWVTDQAHSRVVGFDTAGKFIGKWGAKGNGKGEFYMPAGIALTKNDDFLITDSRNSRVQRYDKNGRFLSQFGKQGSANGEFNLPWGVASDKAGNIYVADWGNSRVQKFNADGKYQMTYGTPGKGKGEIDHPSSVAIDKDGDVYVADWGNNRVVIFEADGTYLATIIGDAQNLSRWAQLAVAANPDLKKALERVNLEPMWKLWRPSSIHVGDDYTICIGEAQHQRVQIYKKDPKHQEAQFTL, from the coding sequence ATGCCTGTTACGACCATTGCAGCAGGCCGAGCGTTTACCTACGTAGACAACATCGGCAAGATTGGCGGCTCCGCCACGGCGTTCTTTTATCCGTCAGGACTCGCCAGGGACTCCAAGGGACATATATACGTCGCGAACTGGGGCCACGAGTTCCAGCCTAACGCCCGCATTTCAAAGATTAAGCTAGACAGCCAGGACTGGGTGATAGACATAGGCGCGCCCGGCGATGGCGACGGCCAGTTCCTCTGGCCCGGCCACCTGGCTTCCGACTCCAAGGAGAACCTGTGGGTCACCGACCAGGCGCACAGCCGCGTGGTGGGTTTTGACACCGCAGGCAAGTTCATCGGCAAGTGGGGAGCCAAGGGCAACGGCAAGGGCGAGTTCTACATGCCCGCCGGCATTGCCCTGACCAAGAACGATGATTTCTTGATTACGGACTCTCGCAACAGCCGCGTTCAGCGCTACGACAAGAACGGCAGGTTCCTGAGCCAGTTCGGCAAGCAGGGCTCGGCCAACGGCGAGTTCAATCTGCCCTGGGGCGTCGCGTCCGACAAGGCCGGCAACATCTACGTGGCCGACTGGGGCAACAGCCGGGTGCAGAAGTTCAACGCCGACGGCAAGTACCAGATGACCTACGGCACGCCCGGCAAGGGCAAGGGCGAGATTGACCACCCCAGCTCCGTAGCCATTGACAAGGACGGGGATGTTTACGTGGCCGACTGGGGCAACAACCGCGTGGTCATCTTCGAAGCCGACGGCACCTACCTGGCGACCATCATAGGCGACGCGCAGAACCTGTCTAGGTGGGCGCAGCTGGCGGTGGCGGCGAACCCGGACCTGAAGAAGGCCCTGGAGCGCGTTAACCTGGAGCCTATGTGGAAGCTGTGGCGTCCGTCCTCCATCCACGTCGGCGACGACTACACCATCTGCATCGGCGAGGCCCAGCACCAGCGCGTGCAGATCTACAAGAAGGACCCCAAGCACCAGGAAGCGCAGTTTACGCTGTAA